TGTATAGCAATACGGGTTAATAAATGTAAAGACGAACACAATGTGTATAAATCATAAAATCCCAAAACCCAATAAAAATGGGACCAATACAACAGTACATCTAATTAGTCATTTAATCATTTTTCATTATTTGTTCATGGTTATTCTTAGGGTTTTTGCAACTACCTAGCAATGAAAAAACATTTGGAGATATTACCTTTCATACTGGGACATTATgacatacattttcaaaatgttctGCATTTTCCAAACTCATTAACTAATACCAATAGATCTTACAACGGTATATACATCAATAATGAAATCCATAGTTAGGGTTGTAGCTCTATAAGCTTACTTGTTAGCCCAACTATTTGTGTCCCTTTGTATACTTTCTATAGTTCGGCAGTTGTATAAGTGTAATAACATATAAAGTAGTGAGTCCAGTTGGACAACAATATAAGTTAAGGAAACCATGGTAGTAAAAGACAGATTAAAGGCTTGATAATCATgacaacatcaaaataaaacatgtttagtGAGGAAAAATATCCCATTCCTCAAAAAAGGTAGCAATTGTATATttaatgtaaacattgaaagtcactataaactttaaagtttgctttgattaaaaaaataaaaaacatcatcTAACTttcgaaaaaaaaaaattaattccAAACTATTAACTTTAAGGAAGCAAAAAATGCATTTGTATACTCTTATTATCTACTGATTACATAATCCAGCAGAGATGTAGACACCTAAAATAACAACGCACCAGTTATGTGTGGCTCAGCAAAAAACAACTTCTTTATCctccctcttttttttttcaaacccCAGCTCAAATAACGCCTAACCTTCATCAATGAAAACTCCCTCCATTTCTTCCACACAGAAAAACTCTACAGATCCATTTCATCCTGAATGACTCCATTATTCCTGCAGTTTTACTCTTACGAGATAAATCTCCATCATGGCACAAAACTACAGCAGCATGCAGCCCGAGGCTCGTCCCCTTTTACTCAAATAACTTTAAAGTTGCATTCTTTACCGGCGTTGAATGTTGGATAGAAACACACTAATAATCCAAACTATTTTGGTACAATGGCAGTAATTCACAAGGTTATATAAATTAAATGGAGACATCGCATCATATGTTCGTGGTCGGGGCAAATTAATGAGAAGGATGTGTAATGGAGTCAGTGACCACTGCCACACTTTCCCTTTTTAATCACTGTCTCAGCCAGTTGCAGGCAGATCGGTTGCTGTAACATTGACATCCATCTAACATATTTCACTGGTGCTGGCTATACGACTGTAATAAACATCTCCGCTGATGTGGTTAGCTGGATTAATTAGGGCAAAAGGCCTGGGCTAGCACCTTGGAAAAAAATCATTGATCTTTCCGTACAATCAAACAGCTTCAAAAAAGTAACCCATTTTCACACCAAGCTAAAACTTAAGCCAGCATGCAGCGTTATAACGTTTTAATTGTCTTTCCAAAGGGGGACACAACCGTTTAATTCAGTGCATTTCAATGCAATGGCCCTGTAAAATTTCGCTAATGTAGCTACCCGTTTTTTGCACAGCATGACCACTGCACAGGACAGGGGGACCCTGCATACCAGCTAGCAACATTCATCTGCTATTAGCTATCTGGCCTGGAAAATACCAGTAATAGAGGCACGGCGCGCACACGTTGGTGTGACTTATCGTCGCATGGATAGTCAGACTTTGCAAAAAGGTTCATGCCATAAACGATCATCATTGAGAGAATGGCTGAAAACCATGGAGGAGTTTTTTTCCCCATCTTGAAATGCCAGGCATAGGCAGCTAGCTCCTTAGCTACATTGTTGTAGCAAACGTAGACGCGCATCCTCGGCCAGGAAGCCAGAGGGGCTGCAGGCTGCCCGGGATGAGCAGCAGGAGGACGGGCTAACCTGGCAAAACTCCTGGCAGAAATGCAGGGAGGCTTCCAGCGGGGACTGCAAACTCTCTTTCAAAGCTGTGGTCAAACCCTGGAACCGCTCTCGGAGCTCCTCGATAGCTTTCCGTGTGTCATATTCCTTCTCTGTCTCCCCCTCCGCCATCTTCACAACAATCACGACCGCGTACGCACAGATGTTACGCTGCCAGACtcgcacacgcacgcgcacgcagaGGGGGAAGGGTGAGTACAGAGtgtgctccacacacacacccctgatGTCAACAAAGCATCCATACTGTGGCACAAAATCACACTCTGCAAACAGAGTGAACGTGAAGTGTTTGCTCATCACCTAATCAGTATGATTGGACTCCTGGATTACCCTGATGCTGTTACCATCCGTGCAAAGACAGGCTACTCGGCCATGACCTCCAAGCACTGAGCATAAGACAAACATAATCTTTTATATTTTcatgaacattttaaacaagCTCCAATACCCCAGGGGCACGGTATTCTCGTGTTTCTTGTCCCTCCTGATCATTCAGATTGCAGGGTCAGCTCGATGCTTCAGTGTGACTGCAGCAGTTCACTTACAGGGGTCAGTCAGCTGAAAGACTCCCAGTTGAACATCTGGCCTCAAATGCAACATGTTACTTAGCATGTTATAAGTGACGTAAAAGTATTATGAttatgtttttatattataAGGGGCATACAATGTTAAAAGGAGTAATGCCACCAAAGCTCTGATTATTGTATAGTAGCCTACTTATATCTTGAATATTATCCTCAAAATGTAGCTAAATACAATCTTCAAACAAATGGCTGGTTTTACCCATTTCCCAATCTCCATCTACACTAACAATTGCTACATTTGATTACTCAACCATTTATAATCTGAAGGTCTAGGGAGGTTTTGATCATATTACCCACTCTTCGTTTGCGCAGGTTTTTTAAGTTTCAAATTACCATTAATGTACCACTTTTTTCCAGCACATTTTCACAGCTTTCATTTTCTATTTATTAGCTTCTTGACCAATTTTCAGATTTCTCATGTCACAAACCTGTTATCAACCTCAAAGTCATTTTCGTACTTTAAGACTGCTACTTGTGTTACTATtccattatatttattttgcagTGTATTGGACCGAAGCAACTCAGTATTTCGTAAAGTACTAAATATCCCTCAAAACACACAACGCAATACCATGCATTTAGAGTAAGACGCATTCATTATAATGCATCATTTTAATTGCTTTTCAATCTACAATGAATCATATACATCTACCAACTAAAACACAGGCATTATACAGACAGtattgctacaaaaacattatctGGCAACATATCAACATACATTGTAAAAGTGATACAATTTGTTTCCAAGTTAAGCGCTGCAGAAAGGTCTCCAGGTCCGTCTTCATATCTTGTTATGGTGGCAGGTGCTGCAGTGACACTCTGTATGGtttaatatttttatattaaccATGTCTGACTGAAAGAGGCAAAGATGAAGAAAAGACACATATGTTATTCTTAACCAATCCCTATCTGTCTACAGCAGTAACTGTGTAGATCAAATGCTCTATTAACAGTGTGAGCAGTTTAAATGTTTGGAAATCTTTACAACAGAAAGTTCAAATAAACTGCAACCTAATATAAACCAAACATTAGTAAAAGCAAAATATACACTCATATAATTTAAGTAAGATAACAATATCACAGTTTTAAAATGACTTTATTACAAATGAAATAACAGCTTTCCAAAACGATGTGGAACCACTGTTTAATCTTTAACAATGCACTGTAAGTTTGTCTGTTATATTATAGCCTACAATATTATCCACAGAATTGCAATtgggtagaagtataaagtacatcaTTTCATTTGTAATTATTTACGATAACACATACCTAAACCTTTAGGTAAGCCTATATTTAAAGTAGTTCCTTTCCATTACTGATTACCTAACATGACCAAATCCTCAGAAATATCCATAAACCAATCTGAACATAAAATAAGAAAACAGATCGACCAAAAGAGATTAAACTAGAACTATaacaaaaatatttaaagtggagatttttttgttttatctgCTAATTCTTTAACAGTTAGTCAGTGTAAGTCTGTTATTTGCTATCACTCATGTCAATCTCACTGTAACCTCTATGCAAAGTGAATATTTAAAGTAAAGTTTGCCTGACAATGGTTTTGTCTGTTACTGTGCCTTTACCTCTACCTCGTAGCTGCGACTCGCAACACAGCATGTTGACTCGGAGGTGATGTTCTTTGGGATCCTCATGGTCTTCAAGGACCAGAGAGGTGTCGGGTAAGCTCTGGAGAAGCAGCAGCCCACGCACTGGTAGATCGGGCGGTCGCCAGGCAAATAGTTGTTCCTTCTCAGTGCGCACTCTGGACAGGCCACTGGAGAAAGACAATACTATTGATTATGGACAGCTTGTGCTACAGTGCCAGAGACAAGTTGTGCCATTTAAAAATGAAC
The sequence above is drawn from the Pseudochaenichthys georgianus chromosome 22, fPseGeo1.2, whole genome shotgun sequence genome and encodes:
- the cga gene encoding glycoprotein hormones alpha chain isoform X1; this encodes MKRELSHNMMTCATTMQSVKSAGLSLLLMSFLLYVADSYPSMDSPNMACPECALRRNNYLPGDRPIYQCVGCCFSRAYPTPLWSLKTMRIPKNITSESTCCVASRSYEVESDMVNIKILNHTECHCSTCHHNKI
- the cga gene encoding glycoprotein hormones alpha chain isoform X2; translated protein: MKRELSHNMMTCATTMQSVKSAGLSLLLMSFLLYVADSYPSMDSPNMACPECALRRNNYLPGDRPIYQCVGCCFSRAYPTPLWSLKTMRIPKNITSESTCCVASRSYESDMVNIKILNHTECHCSTCHHNKI